In one window of Longimicrobiaceae bacterium DNA:
- a CDS encoding MATE family efflux transporter produces MREALRGSQRDYTQGPVGRSVLVLSVPMILEMLMESIFAVADVFFVAKLGADAVATVGLTEAMLALVYTVAMGLGIGATATVARRIGEGDPDGAARAAVQAILLGLGLSLVIGVAGVALAPRLLALMGASPGVIEQGTAFTRVMLGGNAAILLLFLVNAIFRGAGDAAVAMRVLWIANLINIALTPCFIFGPGPFPEMGVTGAAVATTIGRGTGALLALSYLVRPGGRITVGRRHLALQPELLARIVRLSASGAFQVLVGTASWIGLVRIISTFGSAALAGYTIGIRIVLFALLPSFGMSSAAATMVGQALGAGKPERAEQAVWKAGFYNLCFLGTVGLAFVLFADPLVRLFTDDPAIIPYGADCLRIVAAGFLFYAYGMVLTQSFNGAGDTWTPTVLNLFVFWLWEIPLAYVLAVPLGLGPRGVFLSITIAFSTLAVASALMFRRGRWKTRVV; encoded by the coding sequence GTGCGCGAGGCGCTGCGCGGCTCGCAGCGCGACTACACGCAGGGCCCCGTGGGCCGGAGCGTCCTGGTGCTCTCCGTCCCCATGATCCTGGAGATGCTCATGGAGAGCATCTTCGCCGTGGCGGACGTCTTCTTCGTCGCCAAGCTGGGCGCGGACGCCGTGGCGACCGTGGGGCTCACCGAGGCCATGCTGGCGCTGGTGTACACGGTGGCGATGGGGCTGGGGATCGGCGCGACGGCCACGGTGGCGCGGCGCATCGGCGAGGGCGACCCGGACGGCGCCGCCCGCGCGGCGGTGCAGGCCATCCTCCTGGGGCTGGGGCTGTCGCTGGTGATCGGCGTGGCCGGGGTGGCCCTGGCGCCGCGGCTCCTGGCGCTGATGGGCGCCTCGCCCGGGGTGATCGAGCAGGGGACCGCGTTCACCCGCGTGATGCTGGGCGGGAACGCGGCGATCCTGCTCCTCTTCCTGGTCAACGCCATCTTCCGCGGGGCGGGCGACGCGGCCGTCGCAATGCGCGTGCTCTGGATCGCCAACCTCATCAACATCGCCCTGACCCCCTGCTTCATCTTCGGGCCGGGGCCCTTCCCGGAGATGGGGGTCACCGGCGCCGCGGTGGCCACCACCATCGGGCGCGGGACCGGGGCCCTCCTCGCGCTCTCGTACCTGGTCCGCCCCGGCGGGCGCATCACCGTCGGGCGGCGGCACCTGGCGCTGCAGCCGGAGCTCCTCGCCCGCATCGTGCGCCTTTCCGCCTCCGGCGCCTTCCAGGTGCTGGTCGGCACGGCGAGCTGGATCGGGCTGGTGCGCATCATCTCCACCTTCGGGAGCGCGGCGCTGGCGGGGTACACCATCGGCATCCGCATCGTCCTCTTCGCCCTCCTCCCCTCGTTCGGGATGAGCAGCGCCGCGGCGACCATGGTGGGGCAGGCGCTGGGGGCCGGGAAGCCCGAGCGCGCCGAGCAGGCGGTGTGGAAGGCCGGCTTCTACAACCTGTGCTTCCTGGGGACGGTGGGGCTGGCCTTCGTGCTCTTCGCCGACCCGCTGGTGCGCCTCTTCACCGACGATCCGGCGATCATCCCCTACGGCGCCGACTGCCTGCGCATCGTGGCCGCGGGGTTCCTGTTCTACGCCTACGGGATGGTGCTCACCCAGTCGTTCAACGGCGCGGGCGACACCTGGACGCCCACCGTGCTCAACCTGTTCGTGTTCTGGCTCTGGGAGATCCCGCTGGCGTACGTGCTCGCCGTCCCGCTGGGGCTGGGGCCGCGCGGGGTGTTCCTGTCCATCACCATCGCCTTCTCGACCCTGGCCGTGGCGAGCGCGCTGATGTTCCGCCGCGGGCGCTGGAAGACACGCGTGGTCTGA
- a CDS encoding LuxR C-terminal-related transcriptional regulator, which yields MAEGLTNAQIAQRLRVSDNTVKFHLQNLYLKLNVRNRTEAAAFYLREHAARRGG from the coding sequence GTGGCCGAGGGGCTCACCAACGCGCAGATCGCCCAGCGCCTGCGGGTGAGCGACAACACGGTGAAGTTCCACCTCCAGAACCTGTACCTGAAGTTGAACGTGCGGAACCGCACCGAGGCCGCCGCCTTCTACCTGCGGGAGCACGCGGCGCGGCGGGGGGGGTGA
- a CDS encoding response regulator transcription factor, which produces MSTIRIVLADDHELVLEGLRSLIEAEGDLQVVATATTGEQLLEAVRRHAPDVAVLDLEMGELGGLRCLELIRERHPRVRVLVLTAYSDGESMRAALEGGAAGFALKTEPPQQTVASIRQVHRGHLVFPLAARRWLLRGGAPRSRGRSRSARRRSWRWWPRGSPTRRSPSACG; this is translated from the coding sequence ATGAGCACCATCCGCATCGTCCTGGCCGACGACCACGAGCTGGTGCTGGAGGGGCTGCGCTCGCTGATCGAGGCGGAGGGCGACCTGCAGGTGGTGGCGACGGCCACCACGGGCGAGCAGCTCCTGGAGGCGGTGCGCCGCCACGCGCCCGACGTGGCGGTGCTGGACCTGGAGATGGGGGAGCTGGGCGGCCTCCGCTGCCTGGAGCTGATCCGCGAGCGGCACCCCCGGGTGCGGGTGCTGGTGCTCACCGCGTACAGCGACGGCGAGTCCATGCGCGCGGCGCTGGAGGGAGGCGCGGCGGGGTTCGCGCTCAAGACGGAGCCGCCGCAGCAGACGGTGGCCTCCATCCGCCAGGTACACCGCGGGCACCTGGTCTTCCCGCTGGCCGCGCGGCGCTGGCTCCTGCGCGGCGGCGCCCCCAGGAGCCGGGGCAGATCACGGAGCGCGAGAAGGAGATCCTGGCGCTGGTGGCCGAGGGGCTCACCAACGCGCAGATCGCCCAGCGCCTGCGGGTGA
- a CDS encoding sensor histidine kinase: protein MTPATRPAPPEQGQREIDASRRMMQVTERELQRILLDIHDGPVQHMYAALSQLDLLRRALEGSGPLGGEVQDRLGRIRSLLEGGLNEVRSFIGAFRPPEFEARELVTLLEGLALQHESMTDTRIDLEVRGSIPRIALPVKIGLYRVLQEGLSNAYRHGGADRVQVRLRRVRRGGEPHLRMSIADNGHGFDSRAPVPEKHFGLQGMRDRVEMIGGTFRIRSAPGRGATVAVEVPLEPPAP from the coding sequence ATGACACCCGCGACACGACCGGCCCCGCCGGAGCAGGGACAGCGCGAGATCGACGCGTCGCGCCGGATGATGCAGGTCACGGAGCGCGAGCTGCAGCGCATCCTCCTGGACATCCACGACGGGCCGGTGCAGCACATGTACGCCGCGCTCTCGCAGCTCGACCTCCTCCGGCGCGCCCTGGAGGGGTCCGGGCCGCTGGGCGGCGAGGTGCAGGACCGGCTGGGCCGGATCCGCTCGCTCCTGGAGGGCGGGCTGAACGAGGTGCGCTCCTTCATCGGCGCCTTCCGCCCGCCGGAGTTCGAGGCGCGCGAGCTGGTGACGCTCCTGGAGGGGCTCGCCCTGCAGCACGAGTCCATGACGGACACGCGCATCGACCTGGAGGTGCGCGGCTCCATCCCCCGCATCGCCCTCCCGGTGAAGATCGGGCTCTACCGCGTCCTCCAGGAGGGGCTCTCCAACGCCTACCGCCACGGCGGCGCGGACCGCGTACAGGTGCGCCTGCGCCGGGTCCGGCGCGGCGGGGAGCCGCACCTGCGCATGAGCATCGCCGACAACGGCCACGGCTTCGACTCGCGGGCCCCGGTGCCGGAGAAGCACTTCGGGCTCCAGGGGATGCGCGACCGGGTGGAGATGATCGGCGGGACGTTCCGCATCCGCAGCGCCCCGGGCCGCGGGGCGACGGTCGCCGTGGAGGTCCCGCTGGAGCCGCCCGCCCCATGA
- a CDS encoding RES family NAD+ phosphorylase, with product MSAPASPLWRVFPWDPAAAPGEPFSAAFIPRAQGSGRFDLPSTPVLYLAESPGHAVAEKIQRFRGQELEPWDLAEFGRTLALVAVDLAPDLAARVADLCDPAVLLEHGIRPDQVAARSRETTRGVADALHARGRAGIRWWSSMGGEWHAVTLFPDRVAEGALRWGEPEPLSLVHPAVRDAADALMIRRRG from the coding sequence TTCCCTGGGACCCCGCGGCGGCCCCGGGGGAGCCCTTCTCCGCCGCCTTCATCCCCCGGGCGCAGGGGAGCGGGCGCTTCGACCTCCCCTCCACCCCGGTCCTGTACCTGGCCGAGTCCCCCGGGCACGCCGTGGCCGAGAAGATCCAGCGCTTCCGGGGGCAGGAGCTGGAGCCGTGGGACCTCGCCGAGTTCGGGCGGACCCTGGCGCTGGTGGCGGTGGATCTCGCCCCCGACCTGGCAGCGCGGGTGGCGGACCTGTGCGACCCCGCCGTGCTTCTGGAGCACGGGATCCGGCCGGACCAGGTGGCGGCGCGCTCCCGCGAGACCACCCGCGGCGTGGCGGACGCCCTCCACGCGCGGGGGCGGGCGGGGATCCGCTGGTGGTCCTCCATGGGGGGGGAGTGGCACGCGGTGACCCTCTTCCCGGACCGGGTCGCGGAGGGCGCCCTGCGCTGGGGGGAGCCGGAACCGCTCTCGCTCGTCCACCCCGCCGTGCGGGACGCGGCGGACGCCCTGATGATCCGGAGGAGGGGATGA